One Chloroflexota bacterium genomic region harbors:
- a CDS encoding cobalamin-binding protein, whose amino-acid sequence MYARKVVFSLWLVLLVSLMAACAPVATPVAPAPAATPVPPTPVPPTPTAVPTPAAYPLTIVDGLGREVTIVARPERIVSLAPSNSEILFAVGAGDQVVGVTKYCNYPPEACEGKEIVGGFSAKSLSVEKILSLEPDLVFSAGGIHQPVIEALEQAGVPVVALTASTFDDVYANIELVGRLTGHPEEAAQVVKQMKERVSAVTAAVAAVPQEERLRVFWETWDEPLMTAGPSTFIGQMIELAGGVNIFSDVTEDYPQISAEEVVKRNPAVILGSDSHGDKLTVEQVAQRPGWDQIDAVREGRIHLINGDIVSRPGPRLAEGLEAIARALYPDLFQ is encoded by the coding sequence ATGTACGCTCGAAAGGTTGTCTTCTCCCTGTGGTTGGTGTTGCTGGTCTCGTTGATGGCCGCCTGCGCGCCGGTGGCCACGCCGGTCGCTCCCGCTCCCGCGGCGACGCCGGTCCCGCCAACACCAGTCCCGCCGACGCCGACGGCCGTCCCCACGCCGGCCGCTTATCCCCTGACGATCGTGGATGGTCTGGGCCGTGAGGTCACCATCGTCGCCCGGCCGGAGCGCATCGTCTCCCTGGCCCCCTCCAACTCGGAGATCCTGTTCGCCGTCGGCGCCGGGGATCAGGTGGTGGGCGTCACCAAGTACTGCAACTATCCGCCCGAGGCCTGCGAGGGCAAGGAGATCGTGGGGGGCTTCTCGGCCAAATCCCTGAGCGTGGAGAAGATCCTGTCCCTGGAGCCGGACCTGGTTTTCTCGGCCGGCGGTATCCATCAGCCCGTGATCGAGGCCCTGGAGCAGGCCGGCGTCCCGGTGGTGGCGTTGACGGCCAGCACCTTTGACGATGTGTACGCCAACATCGAGCTTGTGGGGCGGCTGACGGGCCACCCGGAGGAGGCCGCCCAGGTGGTGAAGCAGATGAAGGAGCGTGTGAGCGCCGTCACGGCAGCGGTCGCCGCCGTTCCGCAGGAAGAGCGGCTGCGGGTCTTCTGGGAGACCTGGGATGAGCCGCTGATGACGGCCGGGCCCTCCACCTTCATCGGTCAGATGATCGAGCTGGCCGGTGGGGTGAACATCTTCTCCGACGTCACCGAGGACTATCCCCAGATCAGCGCGGAGGAGGTCGTGAAGCGTAATCCGGCCGTCATCCTGGGCTCGGACTCCCATGGCGACAAGCTGACCGTCGAGCAGGTCGCGCAGCGCCCCGGCTGGGATCAGATCGACGCCGTGCGGGAGGGGCGCATCCACCTGATCAACGGCGACATCGTCTCCCGGCCCGGGCCGCGATTGGCGGAAGGGCTGGAGGCGATCGCACGTGCGCTTTACCCCGACCTGTTCCAGTGA
- a CDS encoding iron ABC transporter permease, whose protein sequence is MSERRWVAFLCLLSGILALTVLISLGVGAVSIPPGQVLSVVLARALDWPGARSTQATIVWDLRLARVLLAVVIGAGLSVSGAAYQALFRNPLADPFIIGASGGAALGATLAIILGVPAVMPAGFLGALAAVALVYTLAQTGGRSSAVDLLLAGAALSTLLSAAVSLLMFLNDRNLHEVFAWLMGGLSGRSWPHLRTAAPVVGLGVVVLWLLSRPLDALTCGEESAQSLGLNLAWARTIVVGAATLATAAAVASGGIIGFIGLLAPHMARRLGGGAHLRLIPMSALMGGMLLLLADDLARTVMAPLELPVGVLTALLGAPFFLWLLKRG, encoded by the coding sequence ATGAGCGAGCGCCGATGGGTTGCCTTTTTGTGCCTGCTGTCGGGGATTCTGGCCCTGACGGTGTTGATTAGCCTGGGGGTGGGGGCCGTGTCGATCCCGCCCGGACAGGTGCTCTCGGTGGTGCTGGCCCGAGCGCTGGACTGGCCGGGGGCGCGATCCACGCAGGCGACCATCGTGTGGGACCTGCGACTGGCGCGGGTGTTGCTGGCCGTGGTCATCGGCGCCGGGCTGTCCGTATCCGGCGCTGCCTATCAGGCCCTCTTCCGCAACCCGCTGGCCGATCCCTTCATCATCGGTGCGTCGGGGGGCGCGGCCCTGGGAGCCACCCTGGCCATCATCCTGGGGGTGCCCGCGGTCATGCCGGCGGGATTCCTGGGGGCGCTGGCTGCGGTGGCCCTGGTGTACACCCTGGCCCAGACCGGCGGGCGGTCCTCCGCTGTGGATCTGCTCCTGGCCGGCGCAGCCCTGAGCACCTTGCTCTCCGCGGCCGTCTCGTTGCTGATGTTCCTCAACGATCGTAACCTGCACGAGGTGTTCGCCTGGCTGATGGGGGGGCTGAGCGGGCGGAGCTGGCCTCATCTGCGGACGGCAGCCCCGGTGGTCGGCCTGGGGGTGGTGGTGTTGTGGCTGCTGTCCCGGCCGCTGGATGCGCTGACCTGCGGTGAGGAGAGCGCGCAGAGCCTGGGGTTGAATCTGGCCTGGGCGCGAACCATCGTCGTGGGAGCGGCCACGTTGGCGACGGCCGCTGCCGTTGCCAGCGGCGGGATCATCGGCTTCATCGGGCTGTTGGCGCCGCACATGGCGCGACGGTTAGGCGGCGGCGCGCACCTGCGCCTGATCCCCATGAGCGCATTGATGGGGGGGATGTTGCTCTTGCTGGCGGACGATCTGGCTCGCACGGTGATGGCGCCGCTGGAGCTGCCCGTTGGGGTGCTGACGGCGCTGTTGGGGGCCCCTTTCTTTCTCTGGCTGCTGAAGCGAGGTTGA
- a CDS encoding radical SAM protein: protein MPETCSTHVYHITYGSEVQIVHLYFWGCNMSCRGCIRRLHGWDSHLANPGGPKATIQPRLLTLDEVLDVLSPYPVRRIFFLGDDATADPALEPLAQALKDRFGAEHILLTNGLVFPPYHLFDDIQLSIKAVTPRLHRDFTGVDVAPALENFRRLYQAGVHLRSESIVIPGYIDAEEIGRVAEFIGSVDPDIPYRLDAYIPVPGAPWRRPTPDEMAEAVAAARRRLRHVSTLHGGGDKRYEVTLLV from the coding sequence ATGCCAGAAACGTGCTCGACTCACGTATATCACATCACGTATGGATCGGAGGTGCAGATCGTTCATCTCTATTTCTGGGGATGCAACATGTCCTGTAGGGGGTGTATTCGGCGGCTGCATGGGTGGGACAGCCACCTGGCCAATCCCGGTGGGCCGAAGGCGACGATTCAGCCTCGCCTGCTCACCCTGGACGAGGTCCTGGATGTGTTGTCCCCCTATCCTGTCCGGCGCATCTTTTTCCTGGGCGATGACGCAACCGCTGATCCCGCGCTGGAGCCTCTGGCACAGGCTCTGAAGGATCGCTTTGGGGCGGAGCATATCTTGCTGACCAACGGCCTGGTCTTCCCACCCTATCATCTGTTTGATGATATCCAGCTCAGCATCAAGGCTGTGACCCCGCGGCTGCACCGGGATTTCACCGGGGTGGACGTGGCCCCGGCGTTGGAGAATTTCCGCCGCCTGTATCAGGCTGGCGTTCATCTGCGCTCGGAGAGCATCGTCATCCCCGGGTATATCGATGCGGAGGAGATCGGCCGGGTGGCGGAGTTCATTGGCTCGGTGGATCCGGATATCCCCTACCGGCTGGACGCGTATATCCCCGTCCCCGGGGCGCCATGGCGTCGTCCAACCCCTGATGAGATGGCTGAAGCGGTCGCCGCCGCCCGACGGCGCCTGCGGCACGTCAGCACGCTGCATGGCGGGGGCGACAAGCGGTATGAGGTGACGCTCCTGGTATGA
- a CDS encoding polymer-forming cytoskeletal protein: protein MASTIHSTQPTMTAPTAERPTSESLVDRDSHFDGLYRTKHNLRVEGIAEGEIECEGTLTVEKGARVRAKVTARNVTVAGELEGEVTCQDTFQIMPSGQVEATVVARRLIVQEGGFYNGEFRMITEEPESNRTSRTSAELRAEEWLSRLTSPASPPQDEEGEEEEE, encoded by the coding sequence ATGGCTTCCACGATACACAGCACACAACCCACGATGACCGCTCCCACGGCCGAACGCCCCACCAGCGAGAGCCTGGTCGATCGCGATTCCCACTTCGACGGCCTGTATCGCACCAAGCACAACCTGCGTGTGGAGGGGATCGCCGAGGGTGAGATCGAATGCGAGGGCACACTCACCGTCGAGAAAGGAGCCCGGGTCAGGGCGAAGGTGACGGCCCGCAACGTCACCGTCGCAGGCGAGCTGGAAGGCGAGGTCACCTGCCAGGATACCTTCCAGATCATGCCCAGCGGCCAGGTGGAAGCCACCGTGGTCGCGCGCAGGCTGATCGTGCAGGAGGGCGGATTCTACAACGGCGAGTTCCGCATGATCACGGAGGAGCCGGAGTCGAATCGGACCTCACGCACCAGCGCGGAGCTTCGCGCCGAGGAGTGGCTCAGCCGACTCACAAGCCCCGCTTCGCCGCCCCAGGACGAAGAGGGGGAAGAGGAAGAGGAATAA
- the cobO gene encoding cob(I)yrinic acid a,c-diamide adenosyltransferase: protein MDEMARRTARRRNVKKGLVIVHTGDGKGKTTAALGIVLRAWGQGLRVCVIQFLKNENARYGEVKAAGKLGIEWMNVGDGWTWTSRDMSETQARAVYGWEQAKEKIVSGRYDLIVLDEFTYPLHFGWLDTAEVIRWLQANKPPMLHVVITGRHAPQALVDFADLVTEMREIKHPFAEQQIRAQRGIEF, encoded by the coding sequence ATGGATGAGATGGCTCGCCGCACCGCGCGGCGAAGGAATGTCAAGAAGGGTTTGGTGATCGTCCATACGGGCGATGGGAAGGGGAAGACGACGGCCGCTCTGGGCATCGTGCTGCGCGCCTGGGGACAGGGGCTTCGCGTTTGCGTGATCCAGTTCCTGAAGAACGAGAACGCCCGCTACGGGGAGGTCAAGGCGGCCGGCAAGCTGGGCATCGAGTGGATGAACGTGGGGGATGGCTGGACCTGGACCAGCAGGGATATGAGCGAGACGCAGGCCCGGGCGGTGTACGGATGGGAGCAGGCGAAGGAGAAGATCGTCAGTGGGCGGTATGATCTGATCGTGCTGGATGAGTTTACCTATCCGCTGCACTTTGGCTGGCTGGACACGGCCGAGGTCATCCGGTGGTTGCAGGCGAACAAGCCGCCCATGCTGCATGTGGTCATCACCGGGCGCCATGCGCCCCAGGCGCTCGTCGATTTCGCCGATCTGGTGACGGAGATGCGGGAGATCAAACATCCGTTTGCGGAGCAGCAGATCCGGGCTCAGCGGGGGATCGAGTTCTAG
- a CDS encoding DUF1232 domain-containing protein, which yields MKGEIIDPKDADFRSRKEASFYRSLREKVRKWGEERNLDPAKLEYLLAAPDLFVLLSRLATDPRVPTDVKAKVAAGLAYFVMPLDVIPDFLGPVGMLDDVFVAAWLVQTVAKELNALDPAILQDHWEGEGDVLEMIRRVLAQGEQILGRVMALRLKKVGRR from the coding sequence TTGAAGGGAGAGATCATCGACCCGAAGGATGCGGACTTTCGCTCTCGCAAAGAGGCGAGCTTTTACCGCTCCCTGCGTGAGAAGGTGAGGAAGTGGGGGGAGGAGCGCAATCTAGATCCGGCGAAGCTCGAGTATCTGCTGGCGGCCCCGGACCTGTTCGTTCTGCTCTCTCGACTGGCGACGGATCCCCGCGTGCCCACGGATGTGAAGGCCAAAGTTGCGGCGGGCCTGGCGTATTTCGTGATGCCCCTGGACGTCATTCCCGATTTCCTGGGGCCGGTGGGGATGTTGGATGATGTGTTCGTGGCCGCCTGGCTGGTGCAGACCGTCGCCAAGGAGCTGAACGCGCTGGATCCGGCCATCCTCCAGGATCATTGGGAGGGGGAGGGGGATGTGCTGGAGATGATCCGCCGGGTGCTCGCTCAGGGTGAGCAGATTCTGGGGCGGGTCATGGCGTTGCGGCTGAAGAAGGTGGGGCGCCGGTAA
- a CDS encoding ABC transporter ATP-binding protein yields the protein MTTVEVTGLSLGYDRREILRGLQLIARPASVLALVGPNGAGKTTLLRALARLLRPRRGAVLVDGRDVWRLSTREAARRIGLVPQGEALDWPLTVEQVTALGRAARRGWLLPLSRADRAAIEDALRQTGLSGLRDRLVTSLSGGERQRVLIARALAQEPEALLLDEPTAHLDLRYQGAVLGLARRLARERRLTVVLSLHDLNLAALYADRVVLLAEGRLLAEGTPEAVFTPENLRRAYGVAVVVNRHPVYGTPLVTPALEVSDRPVRPPENGQSGS from the coding sequence ATGACCACTGTGGAGGTTACGGGCCTGTCCCTGGGATACGACCGACGTGAGATCCTGCGGGGCTTGCAGCTGATCGCCCGCCCGGCCAGCGTCCTGGCCCTGGTCGGCCCCAACGGCGCGGGCAAGACGACGCTGTTGCGGGCGTTGGCCCGGCTGCTGCGCCCCCGGCGCGGGGCCGTGTTGGTGGACGGGCGGGATGTATGGCGCCTCTCCACCCGGGAGGCGGCGCGAAGGATCGGGTTGGTGCCCCAGGGTGAGGCGTTGGACTGGCCCCTGACGGTGGAGCAGGTGACGGCTTTGGGGAGGGCGGCGCGCCGGGGCTGGCTCCTGCCGTTGTCTCGGGCGGACCGGGCGGCCATTGAGGACGCCCTGAGACAGACGGGACTCTCCGGGTTGCGGGACCGCCTGGTGACCTCGCTGTCTGGTGGTGAGCGCCAACGGGTGCTTATCGCCCGGGCGCTGGCCCAGGAGCCGGAGGCCCTTCTGCTGGATGAGCCGACGGCGCACCTGGATCTGCGCTATCAGGGGGCGGTGTTGGGGCTGGCGCGGCGGCTGGCCCGAGAGCGCCGGTTGACCGTGGTCTTGAGCCTGCACGACCTGAACTTGGCGGCTCTCTACGCCGATCGAGTGGTCCTGCTGGCGGAGGGACGGCTGTTGGCGGAGGGCACGCCGGAGGCGGTGTTCACGCCGGAGAATTTGAGGCGGGCCTATGGGGTGGCGGTCGTCGTGAACCGGCATCCGGTCTATGGCACCCCGTTGGTCACGCCCGCCCTGGAGGTATCGGATCGTCCGGTCAGGCCTCCTGAGAATGGTCAATCGGGTTCGTGA
- a CDS encoding oligosaccharide flippase family protein, which yields MLAALLLLLLPLLWFAPVLTGRHTLLPADNFYAWEPWRSFAEQMGVDVPHNELLSDLILENYPWKRFIRESLSARQIPLWNPYLFSGMPFLADAQHSALYPFSVLFWIMPLEVAYGWFTALQIALAGLSLYALARVLRLSRPAALIGAVAYMLSGFFMVSVVFTMMIAAAAWLPALLACIEVVIRKQEDKGDVPYSPVPYVALGSLILGMQVLAGHVEITYYVLVVSGFYAAWRLVGLWRRLGRWQPAVRLGAWLLAMVAVGLALGGIQLLPLIELAQRNFRQGSVTYRDVVGWAWPTRQVLTFVLPDVFGNPSHHGYWDIWSFRWVPATVNALGQPARTIFWGVKNYVEGGNYLGLLAMGLAGVALVRAVLDRRGGESRRRRDQTAFFALLSLISLANAFGTPVYALFYYGLPWYKQVHSPFRWVFPLTLSVAVLAALGADALLRASEDRRWLRRVARLIALALIVAGGGALLAVGASLVWPDPFIAAGQRVVDGSDLAQMAFADGRMFWSYQAVNLLKFGIMAVLSGLVIWVAAHRPTGDRRSIRRLWPALAIVVLAFDFWLAFGRFNPAVDPKLLRFTPPSIAWLQDRLDEPDGPWRFTTFNAPGEKTLNANAGWLYDLQDVRGYDSIIPKQYTDYMDRIQPQAGELLYNRIAPIYTQGRGPSGYEALDSPWLALLGVRYVVTTQHIPNATYELVYQDEVRIYRNREAMPRAFVMRCAAAEPTSEVDWAAVDPRTELVLETEEAVEGTGSGSASFLHLAPCTLDPARVVRYTGNEVEVEASGGEGAYLVLADAYFPGWKAYTRPVAGSSSDERELTIYRAYGNFRAVELGAGQQIVRFKYTPMSFKLGVYVSFLSWVTLLLAAGWWAWGRFYREVSGEAAEVRRVAKNSLVPMGLSLVNKGIDFAFAMLRLRILTPTGEGSYTFAINFYAFFEILVRFGLGTLLTREVARDREQAGRYLSNVVMLRVALWLLALPVMAVVGAAYHVWGGLTPEEAQAIALFAIALLFAGLADAISAVFYAYEQMEYPAGIASAIAVGKVALGALVLLPPLNWGFVGLAGISVVMNLVQTVWLYLLVRRKLLTPQVVVDRRLQRTMLQESAPLMINHLLATIFFRIDVWILKPISGAVAVGLYGAAYKYIDGLNVIPSYFTLAIFPLMSRLARGSHESMVRAYVLALRLLLMISLPIAMVTTFIARPLILVLGGESFLPGSALALQILIWSIPIGFLNSVTQYVLIAVDQQRFLTRAFVIGVVFNVVANLIFVPRYSYMASAVITIFSEFSLLIPFYYAVRRYVAPVPWASVIWQPAVATAAMGAVLWIGARWSLWAAVVLSAPVYALALVALGVFRQPDMAVLLRGLPWGRRGLPDANGAAHSAAP from the coding sequence GTGCTGGCTGCGCTCCTGCTACTCCTCCTCCCGCTGCTGTGGTTTGCGCCGGTTCTGACCGGCCGCCACACGTTGCTCCCCGCCGATAATTTCTACGCCTGGGAACCCTGGCGCAGCTTCGCTGAGCAGATGGGGGTGGACGTCCCCCACAATGAGCTGCTGAGCGACCTCATCCTGGAGAATTATCCCTGGAAGCGGTTCATCCGGGAGAGCTTGAGCGCTCGTCAGATCCCTCTGTGGAATCCCTACCTGTTCTCGGGCATGCCGTTCCTGGCGGATGCCCAGCATTCGGCGTTGTATCCCTTCAGCGTGCTCTTCTGGATCATGCCGCTGGAGGTGGCTTACGGCTGGTTCACCGCGTTGCAGATCGCCCTGGCGGGGTTGAGCCTGTACGCGCTGGCGCGCGTGCTGCGCCTGTCCCGTCCGGCGGCCTTGATCGGCGCCGTCGCCTACATGCTCAGCGGCTTCTTCATGGTCAGCGTGGTCTTCACCATGATGATCGCCGCGGCCGCGTGGCTGCCCGCCCTGCTGGCCTGCATCGAGGTCGTCATCCGTAAGCAGGAAGACAAGGGAGATGTCCCCTATTCGCCTGTGCCCTACGTCGCGCTGGGAAGCCTGATCCTGGGGATGCAGGTGTTGGCCGGGCATGTGGAGATCACCTACTACGTGCTGGTGGTGTCCGGCTTCTACGCCGCGTGGCGGCTGGTGGGCTTGTGGCGTCGGCTGGGGCGGTGGCAGCCGGCGGTGCGATTGGGCGCCTGGCTGCTGGCGATGGTGGCGGTGGGCCTGGCGCTGGGCGGCATTCAGCTCCTGCCGCTGATCGAGCTGGCCCAGAGGAACTTCCGCCAGGGCTCGGTGACCTACCGGGATGTGGTGGGCTGGGCCTGGCCCACACGGCAGGTGCTCACCTTCGTGCTCCCCGATGTCTTCGGCAATCCCAGCCATCATGGCTACTGGGATATCTGGTCGTTCCGCTGGGTCCCAGCCACCGTGAACGCGCTGGGGCAGCCGGCTCGAACCATCTTCTGGGGCGTGAAGAACTACGTCGAGGGGGGAAACTATCTGGGCCTGCTGGCGATGGGGCTGGCCGGGGTGGCGCTGGTTCGGGCCGTCCTGGACCGCCGCGGCGGGGAGAGCCGCAGACGTCGGGATCAGACCGCGTTCTTTGCTCTCCTCAGCCTGATCTCCCTGGCCAACGCGTTCGGCACGCCCGTGTACGCCCTCTTCTATTACGGCCTGCCCTGGTATAAGCAGGTGCACTCGCCGTTCCGCTGGGTCTTCCCCCTCACCCTGTCGGTCGCCGTGCTGGCGGCGTTGGGGGCGGACGCGCTCCTGCGGGCGTCGGAGGATCGGCGATGGCTGCGTCGTGTGGCCCGGCTGATCGCCCTGGCGCTGATCGTGGCCGGGGGAGGCGCATTGCTCGCCGTGGGCGCCAGCCTGGTGTGGCCGGATCCCTTCATCGCCGCGGGCCAGCGCGTGGTCGACGGCTCCGACCTGGCGCAGATGGCCTTTGCCGATGGCCGGATGTTCTGGAGCTACCAGGCCGTCAATCTGCTCAAGTTCGGGATCATGGCGGTGCTCTCCGGCCTGGTGATCTGGGTGGCGGCCCACCGTCCCACGGGTGACCGCCGATCGATCCGACGCCTCTGGCCCGCGCTGGCGATCGTCGTTCTGGCGTTCGATTTCTGGCTGGCCTTTGGGCGCTTTAACCCGGCTGTCGACCCCAAGTTGCTTCGCTTCACGCCGCCCAGCATCGCGTGGTTGCAGGATCGTTTGGACGAGCCGGATGGCCCCTGGCGCTTCACCACCTTCAACGCACCGGGTGAGAAGACGCTGAACGCGAACGCGGGATGGCTCTACGACCTGCAGGATGTGCGCGGGTACGACTCGATCATCCCCAAGCAGTACACCGACTACATGGACCGCATCCAGCCGCAGGCCGGCGAATTGCTCTACAACCGGATCGCCCCCATCTACACGCAGGGAAGGGGGCCCTCCGGCTATGAGGCGTTGGACTCCCCCTGGCTGGCGCTGTTGGGCGTGCGGTACGTTGTGACGACGCAGCACATTCCCAATGCCACCTATGAACTCGTCTATCAGGATGAGGTCCGCATCTATCGCAATCGGGAGGCCATGCCGCGCGCCTTCGTCATGCGTTGCGCCGCGGCGGAGCCGACGTCCGAGGTAGACTGGGCGGCTGTGGACCCGCGGACGGAGCTGGTGTTGGAGACGGAGGAGGCCGTCGAGGGGACGGGATCGGGATCGGCTTCCTTCCTGCATCTTGCGCCGTGTACCCTGGACCCGGCTCGCGTGGTGCGTTACACCGGAAACGAGGTCGAGGTCGAGGCGTCCGGGGGCGAGGGCGCCTACCTGGTGTTGGCGGATGCGTACTTCCCCGGGTGGAAGGCGTACACGCGCCCAGTCGCAGGCTCTTCGTCCGACGAGCGGGAGCTCACGATCTATCGGGCGTACGGGAACTTCCGGGCCGTAGAGTTGGGGGCGGGGCAACAGATCGTGCGCTTCAAATACACCCCCATGTCCTTCAAGCTGGGGGTATACGTCTCCTTCCTGTCCTGGGTGACGCTGCTGCTGGCCGCCGGGTGGTGGGCCTGGGGACGCTTCTATCGCGAGGTGAGCGGGGAGGCGGCCGAGGTCCGCCGGGTGGCCAAGAACAGCCTGGTTCCCATGGGGCTCTCGTTGGTGAACAAGGGCATCGACTTCGCCTTCGCCATGTTGCGGCTGCGCATCCTGACCCCCACCGGTGAGGGCTCTTACACCTTCGCCATCAACTTCTATGCCTTCTTCGAGATCCTGGTGCGCTTTGGGCTGGGGACCCTGCTGACCCGGGAGGTGGCGCGGGACCGAGAGCAGGCGGGACGCTATCTGAGCAACGTGGTCATGCTACGGGTGGCCCTGTGGCTACTCGCCCTGCCGGTGATGGCCGTGGTGGGGGCGGCGTATCACGTCTGGGGCGGGCTGACGCCGGAGGAGGCGCAGGCGATCGCCCTGTTCGCCATCGCGCTGCTGTTCGCCGGGCTGGCGGATGCCATCAGCGCCGTCTTCTACGCGTATGAGCAGATGGAGTATCCGGCGGGGATCGCGTCCGCCATCGCCGTGGGCAAGGTCGCTTTGGGGGCGCTGGTGCTCTTGCCGCCTTTGAACTGGGGCTTCGTGGGGCTGGCGGGCATCTCCGTGGTCATGAACCTGGTGCAGACCGTCTGGTTGTATCTGCTGGTCCGCCGGAAGCTGCTCACGCCACAGGTCGTGGTGGATCGCCGCCTGCAGCGGACGATGTTGCAGGAATCCGCCCCGCTGATGATCAACCATCTGCTGGCGACCATCTTCTTCCGCATCGACGTGTGGATTTTGAAGCCCATCAGCGGCGCGGTGGCGGTGGGATTGTACGGCGCGGCGTATAAGTACATCGATGGGCTCAACGTGATCCCGTCCTACTTCACGCTGGCCATCTTCCCATTGATGTCCCGCCTGGCCCGGGGCTCACACGAGTCGATGGTGCGCGCGTACGTTCTGGCGTTGCGCCTTCTGCTCATGATCAGCCTGCCCATCGCGATGGTGACCACGTTCATCGCCCGGCCGCTGATCCTGGTCCTGGGCGGCGAGAGCTTCCTGCCGGGATCCGCGCTGGCCTTGCAGATCCTCATCTGGTCCATCCCGATCGGCTTCTTGAACAGTGTGACCCAGTACGTGCTGATCGCTGTGGACCAGCAGCGCTTTCTGACCCGGGCTTTCGTGATCGGCGTCGTGTTCAACGTGGTGGCCAACCTGATCTTCGTGCCGCGCTATAGCTATATGGCGTCGGCGGTGATCACGATCTTCTCCGAATTCTCCCTCCTTATCCCCTTCTACTATGCCGTGCGGCGGTATGTGGCCCCTGTGCCGTGGGCGAGCGTGATCTGGCAGCCGGCTGTGGCGACGGCCGCCATGGGGGCGGTGCTGTGGATAGGGGCTCGATGGTCTCTGTGGGCGGCGGTGGTCTTGAGCGCCCCCGTCTACGCGCTGGCGCTGGTGGCTTTGGGCGTCTTTCGGCAGCCGGATATGGCCGTGTTGTTACGTGGGCTGCCATGGGGGCGACGAGGGCTGCCGGACGCGAACGGAGCGGCCCATTCGGCCGCCCCGTGA
- a CDS encoding polymer-forming cytoskeletal protein — MSLFRRDRVQGRRSAPPPSRPSTTTTPSNQTRDETQPTPAVTPSQRPSATTAPSPTTPSTPTPTPTPTRPTTTEFSRDAAAIIDRNTQLSGTLRSDGNVLIEGTFEGEIEAKETILVEREAQAQGQLRANNVIISGSFDGQIVCQNRFRVTPTGSIKGEINTSILVVEEGSTVNCRFVMSREGR; from the coding sequence ATGAGCCTGTTCAGACGTGATCGCGTACAGGGCCGCAGGTCAGCCCCACCTCCCTCCAGACCTTCTACAACGACGACTCCTTCCAACCAGACCAGGGATGAAACGCAGCCCACGCCCGCGGTGACACCATCGCAGCGTCCCTCGGCCACGACAGCGCCCAGCCCAACAACGCCGTCGACCCCAACCCCGACGCCGACGCCGACCCGGCCTACCACGACTGAGTTCTCCCGGGACGCCGCCGCCATCATCGACAGGAACACCCAGCTCTCCGGCACCTTGCGCTCCGATGGCAACGTGCTGATCGAGGGCACCTTTGAGGGCGAAATCGAGGCCAAGGAGACCATCCTGGTCGAGAGGGAAGCCCAGGCGCAGGGCCAGCTCCGGGCCAACAACGTTATCATTTCCGGCTCGTTCGATGGTCAGATCGTCTGTCAGAATCGATTCCGGGTGACCCCCACCGGTAGCATCAAGGGGGAGATCAACACCTCCATCCTGGTGGTGGAGGAAGGTTCCACCGTGAATTGTCGATTCGTGATGTCACGTGAAGGGAGGTGA